The Actinobacillus suis ATCC 33415 DNA segment TCTAGATCAAGCTGTTGCTATTGGTAGTGGAACCTTAGCTGCGTGTCAGTCAACAGCAGTAGGTAATAATGTGAAGGCTGTTGGCTCATCTTCTGTTGCTATTGGTGGTGACGATTTAGATGAAACCTCTAAACTTAATTTAGATGGTTCGTTTAGTAGTACTATCAATGGCGGGAGTGTTAATGCTGAGTTTAAGAAAATCTCTGGTCGTGATCTTGTTGATTTAAGTCAACCATATGTAAATACTTGGGGAGATACTCGATACAGAACTCAGTATGTAGCAACTAACTCATCAGGTTCTGCATCGGTTGCTATCGGTGTACAAGCGGTTTCTTCCGGACACTTAAGTACCGCAATTGGTACGGGAGCAAGAACAGCTGGTCTAGCAGCAACCGCATTAGGGGTTACGGCAAAAGCTTCCGGAGACGGTTCATTTGCCGGGGGTCCAAATGCTGAAGCGTTAGGTGTTCAGTCAATAGCATTTGGTGCGGACTCAACCGCAGATGGTGAAGATGCAACCGCAGTTGGTGGTAAAGCAAGAGCTACCGGAGACTATGCGAATGCATTAGGTACTACGGCAAATGCGAGTGCAAACTTTTCCACTGCTGTTGGTTATAATTCGGTTGCTACAGGTAAATCTTCTAACGCATTAGGTACGGAATCTCTTGCTGTGCAGGCTTATTCAAATGCGATTGGTTATGATGCTCAAGCAAGAGGATTATCATCGACCGCTGTAGGTAAAGATGCGATTGCTTATGGTGCCGGTGATTTGGCGATTGGTAAAGGGGCGCATGCAAGTAGCACAAATTTAATGAATGCTGCAGAAAATAACTTACCTAAGATTTCAGATGTACAAAATGAGACTTTTGGCCCTGCGACGTCTATTGGTGCTTTTGCGAATGCGACAGGTAGAAATACGATTGCATTCGGTAATAATGCCTTTGTATTTAATACAAATAAGGATCTACTAGGCGCTATTGCTATTGGTGGTAATACGGTCGCATCTGAAAATTACGCTATTTCCTTGGGCTATAAATCATCGGTGGATAAGGCTGATGCTATTGCTATTGGGCGTAATGCCTCTGCAACAATAGAAGACGCTATCGCTTTGGGAGCTGAGGCGACAACTTCTGCTGCTGTGCCAACCAATTCAGCAAATGTGAATGGATTAACTTATTCTGGCTTTGAAGGAAGTCAGCCGACTTCAGTAGTATCGGTAGGATCTGTTACCCAAAAACGCCAGATCCAGAATGTCGCTGCCGGCCAAATTTCTGCAACTTCAACAGATGCTATCAATGGTTCTCAATTATATGCGACGCAACAAGTTTTAAGTAATACAGCTAATACGGTTAAAACAATTTTAGGCGGTAATTCACAACTAGCTAATACCGGACGTATTACAATGTCAGATATTGGTAATACTGGGAAAACAACCGTTCATGATGCAATTGCAGCAGTAAAAGAAAATGTAGCAGCAGGTAAAAATACACAAGTAACACAAGTTTCCGCACCAAATGGTTCAACAACTTATACCGTAGATGCTTGGAATACAACTGTAACTAATGGTTCTAAAGAAGTCAGTGTTACATCAAAAACAGATAATACTAATAAGGTTTTAGCTTATACGGTAGACCTTTCTACGTCCGCAAAAAATAATATTACGACCGCAAATGCAACTGCTAATACAGCTAATGCGACAGCGAATACTGCAAATACAACTGCTAACACAGCTAATGCAACAGCTAATACAGCGAATACAACGGCTAATACAGCTAATGCAACAGCTAATACAGCGAATACAACGGCTAATACAGCTAATACAACAGCGAATACAGCGAATACAACGGCTAACACAGCTAATGCAACAGCGAATACTGCCAATACAACTGCTAACAAAGCTAATACAACCGCTAATACTGCATTGGAAGAAGTGAAAAAAGGCTGGAATATTACAACGAAGGCGAATGGCGGTAGTGTAACAGGTAACTCTACAGAACAAGTGAGCATGGGCGAGTTAGTCACATTTGAAGCGGGAAGTAATATTAATTTAACGCAAAAAGGTGCAAATATTACGATTGCAACCAGCGACAAGCCAACCTTTAACACAGTAACCACGCAGAATTTTAATGTACAAAATGGTGGAACGGTTGATATGGGAGGCAATGTTGTCTCTAACGTGGGTACAGCTCAGAAGGGTACGGATGCGGTTAACTACGATCTACTAAATAAAACAGTTAAAGCGGCAAGTAGTTCAGTTGTTGCGGGAACTAATGCAAATGTTCAGAGTAAAGCAAGTGCAGATGGTACGGTTTATACAGTAAATGCATACAACACAACAGTAAGTAATGCGACAGATACAGTAACAGTGACGCCTACTTTCAATGCGCAAACCAATACGACTAACTATGCAATTGATTTATCTGCACAAACAAAGCAGAACATTACAACTGCAAATACCACAGCACACAATGCCAATGCGACAGCGAATGCGGCGAATGCGACGGTAAATAAAGGCTGGAACATTACGACAGCGAAGAGCGGCACAGGTAATGTAGTAAATAATACTGATGCAAATGTCAAAATGGGCGATAAGGTCATTATTACCGCAGGTGATAATGTCAATATCTCTCAAAATGGCAAAAATATTACGATTGCAACTAGCAATAAGCCAACGTTTAGCAATGTCACGACGAAGGACTTAAATGTTCAAGCGGGCGGTACGGTTAATATGGGTGGCAATGCAATTACGAATGTTGCAAACGGCACGAAACCGACAGATGCCGTTAACTTACAACAGTTAAATGCTTCAAAAGTCGCGGTGTTAGCAGGGTTAAATACTGGCGTAACAAGCAAACCGAATGCGACAACCGGTGGTACAGATTATGTCGTGAATAGTTGGAATACTACGGCACAAGCGGCGGCAAATGGTAATGTTACGGTAACAAGTAAAGTTGATAGTGCGAAAAATACAATTGATTACACAATTGATTTAACAAAAGAAACTAAAGATACAATTACCAATGCAAACGTAACGGCACATAATGCAAATACCACGGCAAATTTAGCGAATACAACCGCAAATACGGCTAATGCAACAGTAAATAAAGGCTGGAATTTAACCGCTAATAACGATACGAATAAAGCCAATATTCAAATGGGCGATACGGTGGATTTCTCACAAGGAGATAACATCGTTGTGACTCGAGAGGGTAAAAGTATCAAGATTGCAACGTCGTTAACACCGACCTTTACCGATATGACAACGACCAATCTTTCAGTGAAGAATGGTGGAAATGTCGATATGGGTGGAAATAAGGTACAGAATGTTGCAAATGGTACGAATGCAAATGATGCAGTAAATTTACAACAATTAAATGCAAGCCGTACTTTTGTTGAGGCTGGAACACATGCCAATGTTACTTCGGCAGTTGGAACAGATGGTTCAACGACTTATACCGTAAATGCGTGGAATACCACAGCTAAAGGTTCAAGTGATATTAAAGTCACTAATGTAACGGACGCTACGGGTAGAACGATCGATTACACGATCGATTTATCAGACAGTGCGAAGAACAATATCACCACTGCAAATAATACGGCGAATGCAGCGAATGCGACGGTAAATAAAGGCTGGAACATTACCACAGCGAAAACAGGGACAGGTAATGCTGAGAATATCAGTGATACGAATGTTCAAATGGGTGGTAAGGTTATTATTACTGCAGGCGATAACGTAAATGTTTCACAAAACGGCAGCAATATTACCATTGCAACAAGCAAAACTCCGACGTTTACCAGTGTGACGGCAGGTAATACGCAAATTACAAATGAAGGCTTAACTATTCAGAATGGCCCAAGCATTACCAATAATGGTGTAAATGCAGGTAATAAAGCGATTACAAATGTTGCAAATGGTACAAATGCGAATGATGCGGTTAATTTACAACAATTAAATGCTTCAAAAGTAGCGGTGTTAGCGGGTTTAAATACGGCAGTTACTGCGACCGCAAACATGACAACAGGCGGAACGGATTATAAAGTTGATGCTTGGAATACTACAGCACAAGGTGCAACGGATATTAGCGTAACAGAAACGGTAGATGTGAATACGAAAGCAATTAAGTATTCAATCGATCTTTCACAGTCAGCGAAAAGTAATATCACTACTGCAAATACCACAGCACACAATGCTAATGCGACAGCAAATACGGCAAATGCAACAGTAAATAAAGGCTGGAATTTGACCGCTAATAAAGCTGATGCCAATAAAGCAAATATCCAAATGGGTGATACGGTAGATTTCTCGCAAGGAGATAATATTGTTATTACTCAAGACGGTAAAGGTATTAAGATTGCTACTTCGTTAACACCGACATTTACAGATGTTACTGTAGGTGATGATACTAAACTGACCAATGATGGTTTAACTATTAAAAATGGTCCAAGTATTACGAATAAAGGTATTGATGCGGCGAGTAAACCTATTACTAATGTTGCAAAAGGTGTAAACGGTACGGATGCGGTAAATCTGGATCAATTAAACGAAGTTAAAGCAGCGACAACGACTACAGTAACTTCAAAAGACAACTCGATCTCAGTAACTGAGTCGTTAACTAACGGTCGAGAATATGATCTCTCAATTGCTAAATCAGATTTAGTGACTAACCTAGATGGCACAACTGCGAATAAAAATGCAGGTAATACTTTTGTAACGGGTGATAACCTTGTAAATGTATTGAACAATACAAGCTTCAACGTAACCTCAGGTAGCGTGGATAGCGGTAAGGTAACGGGGACTAAGGCCGAGCAAGTAAAAGCTGGCGAGACTGTAACATTTAAAGCAGGGAATAACCTTGTTTTAGCGCAAGACGGTCAAAACTTTACTTACTCATTATCGAATACTTTAGATTTAACAGATAAAGGTTCGATCAAGTTAGGTAATACGACTCTCGCAGATAACAATGTGAGCGTAGGTAATGTATCTGTTACGGATAAAGGCATTAATGCAGCGAATACAACAATCAGCAATGTAAAAGACGGCAAAGTTGAGGCAGGCAGTAAAGAAGCGGTAAATGGCGGTCAGTTATTTAACGCAACGACTAACTTAACCAATGCGGGCTTAAACTTTGTGGGTAACAACGTAAGCGGTGTAATTCACAAAAACTTAAGTGATACATTAGCGATTGTTGGTGAGTTAGATAATACCGCCGCAGCAAGTGCGAAGAATGTTCGCGTTGATACAGAAAACGGCAAATTAGTAATTAAGCTAAGTGAAAACCCAACGTTTACTACGGTAACCACAGGTAACACAATCTTAGATGACAAAGGCTTAACTATTAAAAATGGTCCAAGTATTACCAATAACGGCATTGATGCAGGCAACAAGCAGATTACTAATGTTGCTAAAGCTGTAAACGGTACCGATGCGGTTAACTTAGATCAGTTAAATACAACGGTAAAAGCGGCAAGCAGTTCAGTTATTGCTGGGAGTAATGCTAATGTGACAAGTAAAACGGATGCGAACGGCACGGTATATACAGTCAATGCATTTAATACTACGGCGAGTGCGGGTTCAGATGCAGTAACTGTGAATGGTACTTTTGATCCGGCTACGAATAGCACAAATTATGCTGTAGATTTATCTGAGAAAATGAAGAAAACGATCGCAGATACTTCAACAACAGTGAATAAAGGTTGGAACATTACCACCTCTAAATCTGCTGGCGAAGCGAAGGATATCAGTGTATCAAACGTGAAAATGGGGGATACGGTAACTATTGATGCAGGTAAAAACATCAATATCACGCAGAATGGTGCAACAATTTCAATTGCAACTAGCGATAAACCGACATTTACGACGGCAACTGTTGGTAATACAAGCTTAAACGGCGATGATATTAAGTTAGGTAATACGACAATTAATGGTAATGGCTTAACCATTAATAACGGCCCAAGTATTACTAACGAAGGTATTGATGCGGCAAATAAACCGATTACGAACGTAGCAAACGGTGTAAACGGTACAGATGCGGTAAATCTTAACCAGTTAAATGAAACGAAAGCCGCGCTCATAACAACAGTGACATCGGATGATAAGTCAATTACGGTTAAAGAGAATTTAACGAACGGTCGTATTTACGATATCTCTGTAGCACAAGCGGAAGTGGTAACTAACCCGAATGGCACGACTGCAAATAATAAAGCAGGCAATACGTTTGTAACGGGTGATAACCTTGTAAACGTGCTGAACAATACAAGCTTTAATGTGACCTCAGGTAGCGTAGATAGCGGTAAGGTAAGTGGTACAACGGCTGAACAAGTTAAAGCAGGTGAAACGGTGACGTTTAAAGCCGGCAATAATCTTGTTTTAGCACAAGACGGTCAAAACTTTACTTACTCGTTATCGAATACTTTAGACTTAACGGATAAAGGTTCGATTAAGTTAGGCAATACCACAATCACAGATAATAACGTAACTGTAGGTGGCGTATCTGTTACAGATAAAGGCATTAACGCTGCGAATAATACGATTAGCAACGTAAAAGATGGCGAAGTATCGGCAACCAGCAAAGATGCAGTAAATGGTAGTCAGTTGTATACGACAAACCAAAACGTAACGAATGTGACGAATACTGTAAATAAAGGCTGGAATATTACGACTTCAGCATCCAACGGTTCGGCAGAAGGTACCAGCTTAACGAATGTGAAGATGGGCGATACGGTAACGATTGATGCAGGTAAAAACATCAATATCACACAAACGGCAGGTAAGATCTCGATTGCAACCAGCGATAACCCAACCTTCAGTAATGTGACGGTGGGTGATACGAAGATCAATAATGATGGTGTAACCATTAATAATGGCCCTAGTGTGACGAAAAATGGTATTGATGCAGCGAATACTACTATCAGCAATGTAAAAGACGGCAAAGTTGAGGCAGGTAGCAAAGAAGCGGTAAATGGCGGCCAGTTATTTAACGCAACGACTAACTTAACTAATGCGGGTTTAAACTTTGTGGGTAACAACGCAAGCGGTGTAATTCACAAAAACTTAACTGATACATTATCGATTGTGGGCGAGTTAGCAACAGATGCAGCAGCAAGTGCGAAGAACGTTCGTGTCGATACAGAGAACGACAAATTAGTGATTAAGATTAGTGAAAACCCAACATTTACCACGGTAACCACGGGCAACACAACTTTAAATGACAAAGGCTTAACCATTAAAGACGGCCCAAGTATTACCAATAACGGCATTGACGCAGGTAATAAACAAATTACGAACGTTGCAGAAGGTAAAAAAGGAACGGATGCGGTTAACTTAGATCAGCTAAATAGAACGACAGCGGCTGCGAAAACCGAATTAGCGAACAGCAATACCACAACGGTTACACGTGAGAAAGGTGCCGATGGTCAAGATATTTACAAGGTGGAAGTAAATAAAGGTGACGTCACAGTAAATAACGATGGCACAGTGTCAACACCGGATTCAAGTGATTCATTTGCTACGGTAACGGATGTGGTAAATGCCCTCAACAACGTATCTTGGACAATCCAAGGCAACGGTGTTGACGAAGATAAAGTGACAGCGGGTAACCAAGTTAACTTTGTGAATGGTGCAGGTACAACCGCAGAGGTAAGTTCTGATGGTACGAAAACGGATGTTACATTCAACGTAAACAAATCAGGCTTAACTGTGAATAACGGTAAAGTAACGGCAAATCAGTCAGGTGATGCATTTGCGACCGCAGAAGATGTAGCAAAAGCAATTACAGACTCTGAGCTAACTTCAACAGTAGTATCAGGTAATAGCAACCTTGTTGTCACCAATACGACAACCGGCAATAACACCGAGTTTAAAGTTACATTATCAAACAATCTCACCCTAACGGATAAAGGTAGCGTGAAGATTGGTAACACAACGCTAAACAACGATGGTTTAACTGTAGGTAATACTTCAGTGACAGCGGATGGCGTGAAAGTGGGTAATGTAACCATTAACAATGACGGAATTGATGCCGGCGGTAATAAGATTACCAATGTTGCAAACGGTACGAATGCAACCGATGCAGTAAACGTATCACAATTAGATGCGAAAACAGCAGCGGCGAAAACCGAGTTAGCAAACGGTAATACCACGACCGTTACACCAAAAACAGGTGATAATGGCCAAACCATTTACACGGTTGAGGTAAACAAAGCGCCAGTGACTATCAATAGTACAACGGGTGTAGCGGAAACTTCAGCAGCAGGAGATAAAGCGAATAATAGCTTTGCAACTGTAGGTGATGTGGTAAATGCTCTCAACAACGTATCTTGGACAATCCAAGGCAACGGTGCTGATAAAGATAAAGTGACAGCGGGTAACCAAGTTAACTTTGTGAATGGTAATGGCACAACTGCACAAGTGACTGCAAATGGTGCTGGCACACAAACTAACGTGACATTTAACGTAAATACCACAACGGCTACGATTACTGACGGTAAAGCAAAAGTAGCAAATGGTGATGCGTACTTAAATGCAACAACAGTGGCTGATCTTGTGAATAACACGAGTTGGTCGATTGATGCAGGTACTGTAGCCGGTTCAAACGGTAGAAGTGATTATGTTGCGAATAGCAATAGTTCAATTTCTGCCGGTGAGCAAGTTAATTACCAAGCCGGTCAAAATATTGTCATTGGCGGTGAAGGTAAGAATGTGGTTATTGCTACGAATCCGAATGCAAGTTTTGATTCAGTAGCGGTGAAAAATCAAGTGACTGTCGGTGATACTACGATCAATAACGAAGGCGTGAGCATTAATCGTGGTCCAAGTATGACGAAATCAGGTATCGATGCCGCAGGTACGAAGATTGCTAATTTACAAGACGGTTTAGTTTCTGCCGATAGTACGGAAGCTGTAAACGGTAGCCAGTTATATACAACTAACCAAAATGTTACGAATTTAACGAATGAAGTAGCGAAAGGTTGGAATATTGAAGCATTAACGGTTGAAGGTTCTACAGGTTCGGTGACTACGACGGGTAAATCGAATGTTGCGATGGGTAATACTGTTGCGGTAAGAGCAGGTAACAATATTAATCTTGCGAAGAAAGGTAATGAAATTGCAATTGCGACTTCAGATAAGCCAACCTTTAATACGGTATCAACCAATAACGTTGTTCTGAAAGATGACAATGGTAAGGACGTGGCAAATATCAATGCTGTAACTGGTGAAGATGGTGTAAGTGAAGTATCTATTGCAGGTAATAACGTTACTCAGGCGGACGGCTCAGTAAGTAATGCTAGTCGTATTACCAATGTTGCGGCAGGTAAGAAAGATAACGATGCTGTAAACGTAGCGCAATTAAAAGGTGCGGTGAACAACATCAACAATAGTATCAATGCAGTGAATAACAAAGTTGATAAGGTTGATCGAAACTTACGTGCAGGTATTGCAGGTGCAATGGCAGCGGGTAACTTATACCATGTAACTATCCCTGGTAAGTCTATGGTAGCTGCCGGTGTGGGTACTTACAAAGGTCAAAGTGCGGTAGCGGTAGGTTATTCACGTTTATCGGATAACGGTAAGATTGGTGTGAAATTCTCTGTAAACACTAATACACGTGGTGACTCCGGTGCAGCGGCAAGTGTAGGTTATCAGTGGTAATCACTAACTTGTAGCAAGCAATAATAAAAACCTCAGTTCGAAAGAACTGAGGTTTTTTTATGA contains these protein-coding regions:
- a CDS encoding YadA-like family protein; this encodes MNKIFKVIWNHATQSFVVVSELTKAKGMSASVTDERGSPTASILNLGTVAFGAVVLGGTLVAHDAHAVYSAGEGQATGQNAIAIGIGSTYYSSYIAEASGASSIAIGEGAKAQHINSTSIGQGSKAVACGSMALGLSSLANGSDSIAIGSYANAVLDQAVAIGSGTLAACQSTAVGNNVKAVGSSSVAIGGDDLDETSKLNLDGSFSSTINGGSVNAEFKKISGRDLVDLSQPYVNTWGDTRYRTQYVATNSSGSASVAIGVQAVSSGHLSTAIGTGARTAGLAATALGVTAKASGDGSFAGGPNAEALGVQSIAFGADSTADGEDATAVGGKARATGDYANALGTTANASANFSTAVGYNSVATGKSSNALGTESLAVQAYSNAIGYDAQARGLSSTAVGKDAIAYGAGDLAIGKGAHASSTNLMNAAENNLPKISDVQNETFGPATSIGAFANATGRNTIAFGNNAFVFNTNKDLLGAIAIGGNTVASENYAISLGYKSSVDKADAIAIGRNASATIEDAIALGAEATTSAAVPTNSANVNGLTYSGFEGSQPTSVVSVGSVTQKRQIQNVAAGQISATSTDAINGSQLYATQQVLSNTANTVKTILGGNSQLANTGRITMSDIGNTGKTTVHDAIAAVKENVAAGKNTQVTQVSAPNGSTTYTVDAWNTTVTNGSKEVSVTSKTDNTNKVLAYTVDLSTSAKNNITTANATANTANATANTANTTANTANATANTANTTANTANATANTANTTANTANTTANTANTTANTANATANTANTTANKANTTANTALEEVKKGWNITTKANGGSVTGNSTEQVSMGELVTFEAGSNINLTQKGANITIATSDKPTFNTVTTQNFNVQNGGTVDMGGNVVSNVGTAQKGTDAVNYDLLNKTVKAASSSVVAGTNANVQSKASADGTVYTVNAYNTTVSNATDTVTVTPTFNAQTNTTNYAIDLSAQTKQNITTANTTAHNANATANAANATVNKGWNITTAKSGTGNVVNNTDANVKMGDKVIITAGDNVNISQNGKNITIATSNKPTFSNVTTKDLNVQAGGTVNMGGNAITNVANGTKPTDAVNLQQLNASKVAVLAGLNTGVTSKPNATTGGTDYVVNSWNTTAQAAANGNVTVTSKVDSAKNTIDYTIDLTKETKDTITNANVTAHNANTTANLANTTANTANATVNKGWNLTANNDTNKANIQMGDTVDFSQGDNIVVTREGKSIKIATSLTPTFTDMTTTNLSVKNGGNVDMGGNKVQNVANGTNANDAVNLQQLNASRTFVEAGTHANVTSAVGTDGSTTYTVNAWNTTAKGSSDIKVTNVTDATGRTIDYTIDLSDSAKNNITTANNTANAANATVNKGWNITTAKTGTGNAENISDTNVQMGGKVIITAGDNVNVSQNGSNITIATSKTPTFTSVTAGNTQITNEGLTIQNGPSITNNGVNAGNKAITNVANGTNANDAVNLQQLNASKVAVLAGLNTAVTATANMTTGGTDYKVDAWNTTAQGATDISVTETVDVNTKAIKYSIDLSQSAKSNITTANTTAHNANATANTANATVNKGWNLTANKADANKANIQMGDTVDFSQGDNIVITQDGKGIKIATSLTPTFTDVTVGDDTKLTNDGLTIKNGPSITNKGIDAASKPITNVAKGVNGTDAVNLDQLNEVKAATTTTVTSKDNSISVTESLTNGREYDLSIAKSDLVTNLDGTTANKNAGNTFVTGDNLVNVLNNTSFNVTSGSVDSGKVTGTKAEQVKAGETVTFKAGNNLVLAQDGQNFTYSLSNTLDLTDKGSIKLGNTTLADNNVSVGNVSVTDKGINAANTTISNVKDGKVEAGSKEAVNGGQLFNATTNLTNAGLNFVGNNVSGVIHKNLSDTLAIVGELDNTAAASAKNVRVDTENGKLVIKLSENPTFTTVTTGNTILDDKGLTIKNGPSITNNGIDAGNKQITNVAKAVNGTDAVNLDQLNTTVKAASSSVIAGSNANVTSKTDANGTVYTVNAFNTTASAGSDAVTVNGTFDPATNSTNYAVDLSEKMKKTIADTSTTVNKGWNITTSKSAGEAKDISVSNVKMGDTVTIDAGKNINITQNGATISIATSDKPTFTTATVGNTSLNGDDIKLGNTTINGNGLTINNGPSITNEGIDAANKPITNVANGVNGTDAVNLNQLNETKAALITTVTSDDKSITVKENLTNGRIYDISVAQAEVVTNPNGTTANNKAGNTFVTGDNLVNVLNNTSFNVTSGSVDSGKVSGTTAEQVKAGETVTFKAGNNLVLAQDGQNFTYSLSNTLDLTDKGSIKLGNTTITDNNVTVGGVSVTDKGINAANNTISNVKDGEVSATSKDAVNGSQLYTTNQNVTNVTNTVNKGWNITTSASNGSAEGTSLTNVKMGDTVTIDAGKNINITQTAGKISIATSDNPTFSNVTVGDTKINNDGVTINNGPSVTKNGIDAANTTISNVKDGKVEAGSKEAVNGGQLFNATTNLTNAGLNFVGNNASGVIHKNLTDTLSIVGELATDAAASAKNVRVDTENDKLVIKISENPTFTTVTTGNTTLNDKGLTIKDGPSITNNGIDAGNKQITNVAEGKKGTDAVNLDQLNRTTAAAKTELANSNTTTVTREKGADGQDIYKVEVNKGDVTVNNDGTVSTPDSSDSFATVTDVVNALNNVSWTIQGNGVDEDKVTAGNQVNFVNGAGTTAEVSSDGTKTDVTFNVNKSGLTVNNGKVTANQSGDAFATAEDVAKAITDSELTSTVVSGNSNLVVTNTTTGNNTEFKVTLSNNLTLTDKGSVKIGNTTLNNDGLTVGNTSVTADGVKVGNVTINNDGIDAGGNKITNVANGTNATDAVNVSQLDAKTAAAKTELANGNTTTVTPKTGDNGQTIYTVEVNKAPVTINSTTGVAETSAAGDKANNSFATVGDVVNALNNVSWTIQGNGADKDKVTAGNQVNFVNGNGTTAQVTANGAGTQTNVTFNVNTTTATITDGKAKVANGDAYLNATTVADLVNNTSWSIDAGTVAGSNGRSDYVANSNSSISAGEQVNYQAGQNIVIGGEGKNVVIATNPNASFDSVAVKNQVTVGDTTINNEGVSINRGPSMTKSGIDAAGTKIANLQDGLVSADSTEAVNGSQLYTTNQNVTNLTNEVAKGWNIEALTVEGSTGSVTTTGKSNVAMGNTVAVRAGNNINLAKKGNEIAIATSDKPTFNTVSTNNVVLKDDNGKDVANINAVTGEDGVSEVSIAGNNVTQADGSVSNASRITNVAAGKKDNDAVNVAQLKGAVNNINNSINAVNNKVDKVDRNLRAGIAGAMAAGNLYHVTIPGKSMVAAGVGTYKGQSAVAVGYSRLSDNGKIGVKFSVNTNTRGDSGAAASVGYQW